From a single candidate division KSB1 bacterium genomic region:
- a CDS encoding enoyl-CoA hydratase family protein, which produces MKGSDFKPKHFLWSVKNKVATITLNRPERKNPLTFDSYAELRDLFRNLIEVEDVKSVVFTGSGGNFCSGGDVHEIIGPLVEMDEVDLNKFTKMTGDLIIAMQTCPQLIISAIDGICVGAGAAIAMASDLRFGTEQSKVAFLFVRVGLAGCDMGACSILPRIIGHGRAAELLYTGRVMKGPEAFSCGFYNRIYEPNKLLQESQSFAEMIATGPTFAHAMTKKMLREEWEMGIVESVEAEAKAQAICMQTKDFHRAYHAFVKKEIPKFEGN; this is translated from the coding sequence ATGAAGGGTTCAGATTTCAAGCCGAAACATTTTCTCTGGTCGGTTAAAAACAAAGTTGCGACGATCACGTTGAATCGACCGGAAAGAAAAAATCCGTTAACATTCGATTCTTATGCTGAATTGAGGGACTTGTTCCGCAATTTAATAGAAGTGGAGGATGTGAAATCCGTAGTGTTTACGGGATCTGGAGGCAATTTCTGCTCTGGTGGGGATGTGCATGAGATTATCGGGCCCCTGGTGGAAATGGATGAGGTAGATCTGAACAAATTTACTAAAATGACAGGAGACTTGATCATCGCCATGCAAACCTGTCCCCAGTTAATTATATCAGCGATTGATGGAATCTGTGTTGGAGCAGGCGCTGCAATTGCAATGGCCTCTGATTTACGGTTTGGTACAGAACAAAGTAAAGTGGCATTTTTATTTGTACGGGTAGGGCTTGCCGGCTGCGACATGGGCGCTTGCTCAATTCTACCGCGAATTATTGGACATGGACGAGCCGCTGAGCTGCTTTATACCGGCAGAGTTATGAAGGGACCCGAAGCATTTAGCTGTGGATTTTACAATCGAATTTATGAACCGAATAAGCTATTGCAAGAATCTCAGTCCTTTGCCGAGATGATAGCAACAGGTCCAACTTTTGCCCACGCGATGACTAAAAAAATGCTTCGTGAAGAGTGGGAAATGGGCATAGTAGAATCAGTGGAGGCAGAAGCCAAGGCTCAGGCAATTTGTATGCAAACAAAAGACTTTCACAGGGCGTATCATGCATTCGTAAAGAAAGAAATCCCTAAATTTGAAGGAAATTGA
- a CDS encoding acyl-CoA dehydrogenase family protein produces the protein MPDKTFLSWPFFSENHRELAKSLETWARENIPSYQKEDEYEACKQIVLSLGETGWLKYVVPENFGGINEKLDVRSLCIIRETLARYSSLADFVFAMQGLGSGAISLFGSGELKEKYLLKVAAGSAIAAFALSEKDAGSDLNSIQTTIEKEGSDYILNGSKTWISNAGIADFYVVFGQNPGEDRNNGLTAIVVDANTSGLECSEKIEIISPHPLGTIIFKNCRVPESQLVGLPGQGLKIALSTLDVFRSTVGAAALGFARKALDEAVARCKKRQISGQLLSEYQMIQQKIAEMAVQIDASALLVYRAAWSKDNGAERIPREAAMAKLYATESAQQVIDSAVQIFGGLGVVSGMPVEELYRDIRPLRIYEGTSEIQKLIIAKETLKEL, from the coding sequence ATGCCTGACAAAACCTTTCTTTCCTGGCCATTTTTCAGCGAGAACCATCGTGAGCTTGCTAAGTCCCTTGAAACATGGGCCAGGGAGAATATACCTTCATACCAAAAAGAAGATGAATATGAAGCATGCAAGCAAATCGTACTAAGTCTTGGCGAAACCGGTTGGTTGAAATACGTGGTTCCTGAGAATTTTGGCGGCATTAATGAAAAACTTGATGTGCGCTCTTTATGTATCATCAGGGAGACGCTTGCAAGATATTCCAGTTTGGCTGATTTTGTATTTGCTATGCAGGGTTTAGGTAGCGGGGCTATTTCTTTATTTGGCTCTGGTGAGTTAAAGGAGAAATATCTTCTGAAAGTTGCAGCTGGCAGCGCCATTGCCGCATTTGCTTTATCTGAAAAGGATGCCGGTTCCGACTTAAACTCTATCCAGACAACAATCGAAAAAGAAGGTTCAGATTATATTCTTAACGGCAGCAAAACATGGATATCCAATGCTGGAATTGCTGATTTTTATGTTGTATTTGGACAAAACCCGGGAGAGGATCGCAACAATGGACTTACAGCAATTGTAGTGGATGCAAACACAAGCGGGCTTGAGTGCAGTGAAAAAATTGAGATTATTTCACCACATCCTTTGGGTACCATCATCTTTAAAAACTGCCGTGTACCAGAATCCCAATTAGTTGGATTACCAGGACAAGGACTGAAAATAGCATTATCCACATTGGATGTTTTTAGATCTACGGTAGGAGCAGCTGCATTGGGTTTTGCCAGGAAAGCATTGGATGAAGCAGTGGCCCGATGCAAAAAACGGCAAATATCCGGTCAGTTGCTTTCAGAATATCAAATGATTCAGCAAAAGATTGCAGAAATGGCTGTTCAGATCGACGCCAGTGCTCTGTTGGTTTATCGTGCCGCGTGGAGCAAGGACAATGGCGCTGAGCGAATCCCGAGAGAAGCCGCAATGGCCAAGCTATATGCGACTGAATCAGCTCAACAAGTTATTGATTCTGCTGTGCAGATATTTGGTGGTTTGGGTGTGGTTTCAGGAATGCCCGTAGAGGAACTGTATCGTGATATTCGTCCGTTGCGGATTTATGAAGGCACATCGGAAATTCAAAAACTTATCATCGCAAAAGAAACACTAAAAGAACTGTAA